CGTACAAAGCAAGACGATCGAACGAGAGGGACAACCCGCGTTCGTGATTTGTGATGTCGCTGACGAGATCGACGCTGACTTGATTGTGATGGGCTGTCGCGGCGTCGGGTTGATCGAAGAGGTGGCGCAAGAGAGTGTGACCAATCGCGTGATCAATCTTTCGCCTTGCCCTGTATTAATCGTTCCTTAGCCCCGGCTGAGAAATGACTCTTGACGATCGCAGCTTGTTGATCAATCGATAAGCTGCGTCGGTTGATCAACGATGATTGAGGACTTAGCCACTTAATTCAGAGGCAGGGGCTGTAGCGCGATCGCGCCCCCCCCACAAAGCAAGGCGTTGATCCGATGACATGGCACTCAGCTCGCAGTTCGTGATCTGGGGCGACTGCTCGTCCTGGTATCGCCAACCGCCATCCGGTTAGATTGTGCTCAATTGCCAAATCGCTTGCGGTAAGAGCATTCTGTATATTCTTTACACCTTGAACTTGTCGCCCCTCCGCGATACAACCCAGTGACCAGAAAGCACGGTCAAGATAATCGTCTGGGGGCAGGTGCGCTCTAGCTGGATGAGCGATCGCCTGACTCCAGCTGTGATGAAGCGCCATGGAGAGTCAGTGCGATTTGGCTGACTCTCCATTAACTAGCATCGGCGCACTGTCCTTTTAGGGAATCCGAACGCGGAATCGAATCGCCCCAAACTGGTTTGAGGGGACATTAAACGGACCTGCGACGACGCCACCGCCAGCACCCACGCCGAGGCCACCCGTCGGTCCGGGCGGGCCAACCGGAAAGTTAGGAACAACTGGTGCTGAAGGACAGAATCCATCTAGTGGAGCACCCGGCGATCGCCCTTCTAGCAAGTTTCCTGCGGCACTGAAGTTTGGCGTACCTAAAGCTCCTACTGGCGCAATCTGAAATGGAGCCCCTGTATTCAAGACGCTCGGTGGCTGCAACTCGTCGCAAAGCTGTAGCTGACTAATCTGACCCGCTCTGCTGTTCCAGAAATAAACAGTGTATTCGGCTTCGTCGTTTGGTTCGAGGGCAAATCCATTAGGTAATTCAAAGATGCCGGCAAGCTGATTACCGCCGCCCAAAGCCGAATTGAACGGCGCGTCATTAGGATCTGCAGCCTGATCATTAAAGTTATTAATGCCAGGGACTGATAGCGCCGAACCACCTCTAAAGATATTAGTAATTCGTTTTACCAATACAAGGTCTGATGTAGTAGCAGGAAATTGAATGGGAGTTGGTTGGTTGTTGTTGCCGGGGTTGCCATCACCGTCAGGATCAACGTTGCCTCCGTTTTGCGAATCATCGGTTATTCGTTGTTGGCCAGGGGGTACGCCAGGGCCGCTAGGAAGGCCACTGGCTGTAGCAGTATTTTGAGCAATGACAACGCCATCATTAAGTGGCCCCGGTCCACCGCTGCCTAGGTCAGCCCTGACTGAGATTACCGTTGTTGTGGAAGCGCCAGGGTTAAATGAGTTAACACCAACCCCTGTGGTAAATACATCAATATTTCCGTTGCCGTTATAGGCTGCATTGCCAGTCGGCGGTGTAAACCCGGGATTAAACCCTGTGGCAGTAACCGTTGGTGTACCTGTGACGGTAAAGCTATCAACTCGGTTAGCGGCGCTAGTAATCAATGCATCTTGTAGATCCTCTTCCAGCTCAACGTCATCCAGGATGGTCGATCCACTATTGGTCACGATGATGGTGAAATCGAAGTCATATTGCGTAGTGCCCGCAACCGGACGGAACGCACTGATGCTCTTTGCTACTCCGATGCTGGGAAAGGGAATTTGAATGGGGGTTGGATCGTTATTGTTGCCAGGACCAGTCCCGTCAGGATCGACATCAGTGCCGTCTTGGGACAAATCATTTACAGGTACGGTCCCTCCAGGTGGAAAGCCACTCGTACTAGCTTGATTATTAGCCACTAAAATTCCATCTATTGCCGGGTTGACGCCACCAAGATCAGTACCGAGATCTAGCCTAACGGTAAGCCCGACAACTGCTGTATCGCCTACATTGAAGCGGTTGCTCGGATTAGCTACGGTTCCATCACCATTGGTCACAAAAAGGTTACTAGTTGCCCCCGAAGCACCTGTATAAGTCCCTTGAATGGTTGGAGCAACACTCGGCAAGGCAGTTGTGCCAGGTGCCGGGGTGAAGTTGATAGTGGGAGTACCCACTAATGAAAAACCATTTGCGGGATTGAAAGTACCCGCAGGGGGAACTAAAGGGGTAGGACCGTTGTTATTAATAAACGCCGCTTCAAGATCTTCCTCAAGCTGAACATTACTAAGCGCTGTGTTGCCAGTGTTAGTAACTCGTAGCGTTAGATCAATATCAAAGAATCCTGCTTGGCCCGGCACTGGCCGAGGGGCCGAGTTCGTCTTCGCCACACCGATTTCAGGGGCAGGCTCAACTCGAAAAAGTGCACCACCCGCAACCAGGTCTAAGCCACCGGTCGCTTGTGGAGTATTGGTTGGAAACGTATTGAAGTTGACTAGATTGGCGGCTACTGGGACATCAGCTGCGAATAAGGAGTAGCCAAAAATCCGAGTAGTAGTGGTATCTCCAGGTAATAGATCAGCAATGGAAAAGAATTGACCTTCCAAGGGTTGTGGCCCCACGATGTGGGATGGCTGCACGATCTCGCCAAAAGGTGCTACGGGATCAGAGGCAACTAGGGTACGGATGTTTCTATTTCCTACTGTTGCAGCACCATAATTTGCAACATTGGCTACTTGAAGCTCGCCGTAGTCACTCGGCGCAGGATTACCTGCAATGGTGCCATTAAGCTCAGTAATGGCAGCAATACCAAAGGGATCATTACCACCTCGGTCAATCACCAAAAAGCCAAAGTTGTCTCTTTCTGCAATTGGGATATCAACACCGGCTTCGATGATGTAATCGACCCTTTCAATATTGTTACCAGTTTCTTGAATGTTGTTACCCGTATCATTGCTAGGAATGTTATTGAAAAGGTTGTCAATGCCTCGGTTGACGGTATTACTGAGCATTCCAATCTGCAAACTAGCGGCTAAGTCAGGCACAACATCGAACGTTGCTGGTAGGGAAGCCGGTGCATCTTCGATTTCGTAGAAGAGGAGGGCTCGTTCGGGCGGATTACCTCCTGCACGGCGAAACTCTACTCGGTCAGCCAGACCAAAAGGCGGCCGTAAGATTGTATCGGGAATAAACGTATTGCCCGCAACGCCAACGTCAATGCTTTGCAGCTCAAGATTGTTGCCGCTGCCAAAGTTGATGTTTACAGGTGCCGTGGGAGTCCCGGTAGCATCGCAGTTATCAAAGCTTTGGCCACTACACGGGGTGGTCGGATTAACTCCGTTTCGTACGGTCGGAGTTGCTGGGACATCTATAGATTGAAAATTGAAAACTGGTTGGTTGGCCCAGGCAGGGGTCGCCAATGAACTGAGAGAGAACAGAACAGCAAAGCATAGGGTGAGTAAGGCTTTGAGATGAGCGATCGCTCTTGTCAGAAATGGCGCGCGTTGGTTCATTGTTCTACGTTCTATTGGCTGATCCGGTTAGCTGAGCACAAATGGAAGACGAGATAAAAACTTTAAGCAATTTGACAGATGGACGCTATTCGATCTGCAGGTCGGTTTCGACCGCTTCGAAGATGATGTCGAGCCCCTGGGTGTCGGTAAAGATGAATTCCACGCGGCGATCGCGGGCATAGTCCAGAGTGGTGTTGCCCTGGGTGCGCCGTCGTGATTCGCCAAAGGGCACGATGCGCATGCGTTCAGCGGCAATGCCTCGGCTGAGCAGATAATCGCGGGCGGCGAGGGCGCGGCGTTCACTCAGGGCTTGGTTGTAGCCAACGCTAGCTCGGGGATCGGTATGTCCTTGCAACTCGACGGTGAGCGAGGGATAGGTCTGCATCGCGTCGGCGATTTGATCCAGGATAAAGGAGCTTTCGAGGCTGATGAAGGACTGGTCGAGGGCAAAGTGAATATTGCGCGGTACCCGCAGCACAATCGGCTCGATGCGGGGGGTGGGGGTGCTAGCCACCGGCCCATAACAGCTGGCCTCAAAGGGGATGGTGGCGGGCAGGCGCTCCGGCAGGGTGCCATCGCTGGCGGGTAGGCCGATGACGGGAGAAGGCTCGGAGGTGCCATATTCAGGGTCAGAGGCGATCGCGCTTACCCAAGCGCCGGTTTCGGTATCCCAGTCAAAGCTAAAGTTGCCGTCGGCGTCGGCGGTCGTGGTCATCAGCGGCTCGCCGAGGGGGCTGTAAACGCCCGTATCTTCTTTGATTTGATACAGATCGACTTCGCTACCGGGGTCGGCCTGACCCACGATGGCGTAGTCGGGGCCAGTGCGAAAGGCGTAGACCTTAAAGTCGGGGGCGTTAATTGCGCCGTTGCCCGTTTCGGCCCGACGGTGGTGATGATTGCGGGGCGGGTTGGGGCCATCGCCTCGCTGAAAATGGAGGATGTCGCTGTTGCCTTGGGCCAGCAGATCGATGCTGAGGCCATCCAGGCCCGTAAATTGATTGGCGCGGATCAGGTTGCGATTGCTCTGCGGATAGGCGGAAACCGCCACCCCAGGCCCCGGCTGGTAGCCAATGTCATTGCCCACGATGGTATGACCGTGACCCATCACATACACCGCCGCGCGGCGGAAGCGACGCCCATTAAACCGAATGGCATTGGACTCAATTTGTACCGAGCCGTCGGGTTTGAACAGATAAATACCACTGCCGTCGTTGGCGCAGATGAGGTTATTGGTCACCGCTGCGCCGATGAGGGAGCCCTCCAAACGCACACCGTCAGGCATACCCGCGAGGCCGTTGCCGATGATGGCGTTGCCATCGAGTTCCAGGCCATCGGCGCGGAAGCCCGTGATCACGCCACTGGCCTCGTGATGCTGAATCAGGTTATTGGCGATGCGCACGTCGGTGGCGTTGTGCACCACGACCCCCGCCGCCGATCGCTGCTCGGGCATGGACTCATCGAGTCGCGTGCCGAGCCAGTTTTGCTCAATGGTGACGCCCGTAATGGTCGCTTCGGGGTCGGCCAGTTCCAACCCTTCAAACATGGGGGCGTCGGGGTCAAGATCAGCGGGCAAGTCACGGTTGATCACCAAAATGTCTGCCGACGGGGTGGTCAGGGTGGCAATGCGGGGAACCGCTTCAAAGCCATATATATTCAACCCGCGCACGGTCACATCGGAGCCCGTGATGGTCAGTCCCGTCAACACCTCGATACCCTCAGCGGGAGTGAGACTCACGACGGGCACAGGGGTATTCGGCAAATAGGGACGAGTCTCGCCATAGCCGGGTTGGGAAGTGCCGTCGAGTACGAGGCCAGGGGCCTGCAAAGGGGGCAACGCCGCGGTGAGGGCGATCGCGGTATCGTCACTGGGCAGGTCAAAGCCAATGGTGCTAGTTGAAGCCGGAGTAACGAACCCTTGCTCTGCTGAGGATAGCGCTTCTAAAGCTAGTGCTCCATTCGCCAACAAAATGGCTTCCCGCAAGGTCAGAGACTCATCGGGGGTGACGGGGCCGTCGATCGCGCTATTGACGGTGATGTCATAGCCGCTCGGCGCTTGTGCGATCGCCCCGGTGGTCACCAGGCTGAGGCCGGTTCCGAGGGCCAAAACTGTCCACAGCGTGTTCATCAGATACCTCTATCACGGGATGAATTAGGGGGCACCGTCGCGATCGCCGACAAGTCAGTGGCGAAGTCACCAGCGGCATTAACCAGCGCTGTCACGACCGCTGCGGTCGCCGCTGGCTGGATAAAAGAAAGGTCATCTGGCGTCGGTTCCGCTGCCTCGGGGTCGGCATCAGCGGGGGCGTTGGCCGTGTCGACCAGCGATTCTTCTTGCTGCTGGGGCACCACATCGGGCTGCACGCCAAAGCCATTCAACAGCTCGTTAACCTTGAGCTGGACGCCCAAGTAAGGGCCGCTGGCCGAGCGATAGCCGCCGCCAAAGCCGTCATTATCGACGCTGCCAAAGCTGTAGCCTACGCCAATGCGCAGGTCTGGCGTGAGGTAATAGCCCAACTCGAGGGAAGTCCCCACTTCGTTGAAGCTGGCTTCTGGCTGTGTGATGTAGCGCACCTCGCCCAGCACATCCCAGCGGTAAGCAAACTGGTAGGCCGTGCGGAACTGCATCAGGTGAATGGAGTTCGAGAAGGTGAAATCATCGGCCAGGGTCGCGTCACTCAGGCGGAAAGCATATTTGCCGTAAAACTCCCATTGCCAACTGGGGGCATAGATCGCCTCTAAGGCCAGGGTGTGGTCAGAGGAGCCAATGCCGCTGTCAATCAACAGAGAATCCGGCGTGGTCGAGGGATTGCGCCGATATTCGTAGCTCATCAGAGCATTCCACTGATCGCTGATGGGATTGCGATACGCCATGCCCAGCTTCAGTTCAGAGGAATTGCCCAACTCTTCGGTAATACCCTGGTTGGCAAAGTTGGCGGTTTGGAACCGGAACAGCGTTGTGAGTTCATCCGTGACTTTGCCCGCAGCAGCAGCGGTAAACACCGTGTTGTTGCCCGCCGCGGAGTCGCGGTGTTCAATGCGGGCGCTGGCCTGAAAATCAGGGTTATTGGTGTATTCCAAACCAGCTGAGTAGGAGGTGCCGCCGAGGATGCCGAGGGCCGTGCCGCCGAGGCCCACGGCGTAGGGCTGCTCAAACTGTTGCCCCGCGCCCGTGTTGTTAAAAGCATCGTTGATCACATGCTCCACGCCGACGGTGGCCCGCAAGCCCGGGGCCAAAATGATGCGGTGATTGAGTCCCAGAGCCGCTTGGCCGATGAGGCCGCCGTAGCCACCAATCAGCGAATACCGACTGCGCAACGAGGTGTTGTCGCCCAAGTCGTAGTCGGCGATGGTGTCGAGGCTGGTAATGTTGCGCGGTTCGACGCCGCTGCCAGTGATGAACTGCTGCGACAAGCGCATGGTCACGCCCGGTTGCACGGCCCAATCGAGCGCCAGGATAGTGCGATCGGGGTAGGCGATATCTTCGTCGCTGCCGATGTTGATTTCGCTCTGGGCGCGAAACTGGAGGTCGCCCGTGATGGGCACAGCCACCTGGGGCACAAACTGCTGGGAGTTGGCACTGGTGTCGGTGAGGCGATCGGTGCGATCGCGGTTCACATAATCCAGACCAACATCCACGGAGCCAATTGCTTGTCGAACCCCGGCACGATAAGTAGTCAGGGTATTGTCCACGCGATCGCCGGGCTCCGCAAACTGTCCGGGGCGGAACAGGTCAAACTCATCGGTGATGATTTCTGGCGCGACGCCCCGATTAATCTCCTGATCAAATTGAACGTTGACTTGAGTCGTTGGGCCGACTGCCGCGTTGACACCCGCCCCCCAACGAGTCTGTCCCGGTCGGAAGCTCGTCGTCGCCGTGTTGGTAAAGCCCTCGTCTGCGCTCCGGAGATAGGCGATACCCTGCACAGCGGGATCAAAGAGGGGACCCTGGGCTTCTAGTCGGTAGGCACTGCCGTCCGCAGATTCGCCAAAGCGATCGAAGGAGGAACGAGCATATTCCCCAGTGAAGGAACCGGTTTCGCCCAGGGGTACTTGCACATCCGCCCCATACAGCGAAAAGTCCTGATCACCCTGGTCTTCAGACAGCAGCGTGATGCCCGCCCAACCGCCAGCGTTCGGTTGACCTGCCTTAAAGTTGTATTGGAAGCGTCCGGCGTACAGGTTGCCCTCATCCGCTGAGTCCACCTCGTAGGTCGCGACGATGCGAGTGACCAAGGTGCGGCCCGATTCGTCAACGCGGGTACGGTAGATCGGCTGGCGGAACAAGAGGGTGCCGCGATCGTAATCAATTTCGTAATCGCTGACCCGCGTCAGGGCTTCCCGCGAAATTACGGTGCCTGGGCGGTTGAGTTCTTCCGTTTCAATGAAAACGTTTTCGCTGCCGGGCAAGATGACGCGGCGGGACAGGAAATAGAAACCACTGGTGCCATCAGGGGCGATCGTATCCCGTTGGAAGGGACGCAAATTGTTGGCGTACATGGCCGTGATTTGCAGGTTGCCCAGGGTGTAGTTGCCCTTAAAGCCATGCAGTTGGCGCGTGATTGAAGTGAACTCTTGGGAAGCGCGAGCAAACTCAGTGGTTTGATAATCGCCCCACATGAAGTAGTCTGACTCGCCCCCAGCCACTTCTGAATCGCGTTGGAAGCGGACAAAGAAGCTGTCAATCGAGGGGGTGAGAAAGTCGACCTGCGAGCTGTCGCCATAGACCGGATACGAGTTGTCGCAAAACTGATCATTCCGGAACAGGCGATTGCCATCGCAGGTCTCGTTGAGGGCTCGCCGGGTATTCATCGCCCCGGTGAATTGCCAATCACCCAAAGTACCCGTGGCGAACAAGGCCGCCCCGAGGTCAAATTCGGTGTCGCCGATGTCGTCGGGGTTTAGAAAATCGGCATAGCTACCCCAAAAATTCGTGCCGCCAGGGCCAAGACGCACATCCACCACACCGGAAATCAGGGTCGGTCTGAGGTTAGTAGCAAATTCGACCTGGGCAAAGGTTTCGAGCGGTTCTAGTCGATCTAGCGTGACGTCTTCATCAGGGTCTAGACCTTGCACCTCGTAGGCGTCGGCTGCAGCCCGAATACGAACCTGCTGGGCATCGAGGGTAGATCGCAAAATCGCGCTGAACTGACCGCGCCGGGCCAATACTTGAAAGCCTGCCATATCGGGATCGTAATCGGCCCCTTGAAACTCACCGGCCCCGGTGGTCAGTGTTACCACCACGTCCCTCGCGATGAGGTTACCGTCGGGGTCAGTAATGCGACCTTCAAACTCGATGGTGGAACGGCGGTTGGCGGGCACCACGGGATCGGTCACCGGCACGAAGCTGAGATTAAACTCTAGCAGCGACTCCTCGACTGCGGTTTCCGATAAGACTGCACCCTCCGGGATTTCGGGTAAGGGTTGAGGATTTGACTGGGCGGTTAGCTCTGCCGTCGCGGGGAGCTCTGAGAGTCGGGTGCTAGCAATGCCTAATTGCCCAGCTCTGGGAGTCCGCGATCGCGGAGCCGATGCCGTCGCCTCACTAGCGCGTTCAGTGCTGCGGCGAGCCGTATCTCCAGTGGAGACAGGGGCGATCTCGCGCTCACGGGGGGCCGAGTGGGTAACACTATCTACGCCGACTGCGTCGAGATTGGACAGGGCAGCGGCATTCGTCGAGACGTTAGTGGCGGGCGATCGCTCGGCGGTAGCGCCCGCAGCGGCCAAGTTGATGACCGATGGCGATGCGGCTCCACCCGAGGGTGATGCGGTGGCATCGGTACCCTCATCTGATGTTTGGGCGATCGCGACGCCCATGACATCAGCGGCTAAGGCGCTGACTACGAGCCAGCCAATCATTGCAAGTAAGGTTTTCATCACCCCTGCTCCTCCCCAAATGCGGGTGTGACGCCAAAGTTCATCCGAGCGAGAC
Above is a genomic segment from Leptolyngbya iicbica LK containing:
- a CDS encoding OmpA family protein, which produces MNTLWTVLALGTGLSLVTTGAIAQAPSGYDITVNSAIDGPVTPDESLTLREAILLANGALALEALSSAEQGFVTPASTSTIGFDLPSDDTAIALTAALPPLQAPGLVLDGTSQPGYGETRPYLPNTPVPVVSLTPAEGIEVLTGLTITGSDVTVRGLNIYGFEAVPRIATLTTPSADILVINRDLPADLDPDAPMFEGLELADPEATITGVTIEQNWLGTRLDESMPEQRSAAGVVVHNATDVRIANNLIQHHEASGVITGFRADGLELDGNAIIGNGLAGMPDGVRLEGSLIGAAVTNNLICANDGSGIYLFKPDGSVQIESNAIRFNGRRFRRAAVYVMGHGHTIVGNDIGYQPGPGVAVSAYPQSNRNLIRANQFTGLDGLSIDLLAQGNSDILHFQRGDGPNPPRNHHHRRAETGNGAINAPDFKVYAFRTGPDYAIVGQADPGSEVDLYQIKEDTGVYSPLGEPLMTTTADADGNFSFDWDTETGAWVSAIASDPEYGTSEPSPVIGLPASDGTLPERLPATIPFEASCYGPVASTPTPRIEPIVLRVPRNIHFALDQSFISLESSFILDQIADAMQTYPSLTVELQGHTDPRASVGYNQALSERRALAARDYLLSRGIAAERMRIVPFGESRRRTQGNTTLDYARDRRVEFIFTDTQGLDIIFEAVETDLQIE